A single window of Nocardioides kongjuensis DNA harbors:
- a CDS encoding RNA polymerase sigma factor, which translates to MALDQHATSNRATLVGAPAPGNQGAADCDALHRTGDALEPEPPLDLTEALQLARIYLVRHGVDPATAEDLAAEAVLRLWCRLQSGYRPECAAAYLMCIVRNLRCDHERQSAREWARFAQLSALAHCGDIPGANDDRSPEGVAEVLTLREARRRLPRRYQQVLFCLVELDMSYEQIVRHLGLPSRGAAAVLVHRARTALRAELGQ; encoded by the coding sequence ATGGCTCTTGATCAACATGCAACCTCGAACAGAGCGACGCTGGTTGGCGCACCCGCACCAGGGAATCAGGGCGCCGCAGATTGCGACGCCTTGCACAGGACGGGCGATGCACTGGAGCCCGAGCCACCGTTGGATCTCACCGAGGCGCTCCAGTTGGCCCGCATCTACTTGGTCCGCCACGGGGTGGACCCGGCGACCGCCGAGGACCTAGCCGCCGAGGCAGTGCTGCGCTTGTGGTGTCGGCTGCAGTCCGGCTATCGACCGGAGTGTGCTGCTGCGTATCTGATGTGCATTGTTCGCAACCTACGGTGCGACCACGAACGTCAGTCGGCGCGCGAGTGGGCGAGATTTGCCCAACTCTCTGCACTCGCACACTGCGGGGATATCCCCGGCGCCAACGACGATCGAAGCCCCGAGGGGGTGGCCGAGGTGCTTACGCTTCGTGAGGCTCGGCGACGGCTGCCGCGTCGTTACCAACAGGTTCTGTTCTGCCTCGTTGAACTGGACATGTCCTACGAGCAGATCGTTCGCCACCTCGGACTTCCTTCGCGGGGTGCCGCAGCCGTGCTCGTCCACCGGGCGCGCACTGCACTACGCGCTGAGCTTGGGCAATAG
- a CDS encoding tyrosine-type recombinase/integrase — MRREFNVGPFPRARDAEDAAEARWSEIEGAMGVASAISLNDVAARWLAAMEADVEIKPGSVRSWSKTWHATLAPVIGGRDVNEFARADAVEALRSLYRRKPRRRLRDVNGRMITMLIDGEERAIWEHDLASWGSGHVRDQPHGPDCASNWIPLAGSQPRSVLMMVLRFAADEGLRRDGVVVLEGTRAPKRPRPQPREVMSRDFERLLDMANAKAQHQRSDTNLRDLLILFYYCGVRMGEALGLTWDRVFLDDDEAPWILVDRQLLEDGGLAYGSTKGTRADGRMEVRRIVLHPRVAEMLEQRRTTSKWTRPEHPVFATAKGGSSTVTERGVGRVLMPVHLRHSNVRTRIRALVAGTDLDWVHAHSFKHSLLTKADRIAGSAVAADFGGHASDAVTKKHYIVREEFTLLDPRAFFDDEGVG, encoded by the coding sequence GTGCGACGTGAGTTCAATGTCGGGCCCTTTCCGCGTGCGCGCGACGCGGAAGACGCTGCAGAAGCGCGTTGGTCGGAGATCGAGGGAGCGATGGGTGTGGCGTCAGCGATCTCCCTCAACGACGTCGCTGCCAGATGGCTGGCCGCGATGGAGGCCGACGTGGAGATCAAGCCCGGCAGCGTCCGATCGTGGTCCAAGACGTGGCATGCAACCTTGGCTCCTGTCATTGGCGGCCGCGACGTCAACGAGTTCGCTCGCGCCGACGCAGTCGAGGCGCTGCGTTCGCTCTATCGGCGAAAGCCACGACGGCGCCTCAGGGATGTCAATGGTCGGATGATCACGATGCTCATCGACGGCGAAGAGCGCGCAATCTGGGAGCACGACTTGGCGTCGTGGGGGAGTGGTCATGTCAGGGATCAACCTCACGGACCGGACTGTGCCTCGAACTGGATTCCTCTTGCGGGCTCGCAGCCTCGCTCTGTTCTCATGATGGTCCTGCGGTTTGCAGCGGACGAAGGTCTTCGCCGCGATGGCGTTGTCGTACTCGAAGGTACGAGAGCGCCGAAGCGCCCCCGACCGCAGCCACGCGAGGTGATGTCCCGCGACTTCGAGCGCCTGCTGGACATGGCGAATGCAAAGGCGCAGCACCAGCGGAGTGACACGAACCTCCGGGATCTACTGATCCTCTTCTATTACTGCGGCGTCCGCATGGGTGAAGCCCTGGGGCTCACGTGGGACAGGGTCTTCCTCGATGATGATGAGGCCCCGTGGATTCTCGTCGACCGTCAACTGCTTGAAGATGGCGGCCTGGCATATGGCAGCACGAAGGGCACCCGGGCTGACGGGCGGATGGAGGTGCGGCGAATCGTGCTGCATCCGAGGGTGGCCGAGATGCTCGAGCAGCGTCGAACTACTTCGAAGTGGACAAGGCCCGAACACCCGGTTTTTGCAACGGCCAAGGGCGGGAGTTCGACGGTCACGGAGCGAGGCGTTGGACGGGTCCTAATGCCTGTCCACCTGCGGCACTCCAACGTCCGCACTCGTATCCGAGCTCTGGTTGCTGGCACGGACCTGGACTGGGTGCACGCACACTCGTTCAAGCACTCGCTACTGACCAAGGCGGATCGCATCGCCGGTTCAGCAGTCGCTGCGGATTTCGGCGGGCACGCCAGTGACGCGGTAACGAAGAAGCACTACATCGTCAGAGAAGAGTTCACGCTGCTTGACCCACGCGCATTCTTTGACGACGAGGGCGTTGGATGA
- a CDS encoding MBL fold metallo-hydrolase, translating into MSDHLSYEVFVADPVPQDVTDLVPNGDKRMFSPLSITLVSGDRDAVLVDPPMTIAQTAAVGDWVESTGKNLTHIFVTHGHGDHWFGSAELAERFGAEVVATAGTIDQMHGNLAIRELFWDALFPGQIPATEVVATEVPNNAIELEGHTLRVIDVGHRHRRHQRAPCREPRPGRGRRRHLQRCAPVPA; encoded by the coding sequence ATGTCCGACCATCTGTCCTACGAGGTCTTCGTCGCCGACCCCGTGCCCCAGGACGTCACCGACCTCGTGCCGAACGGCGACAAGCGCATGTTCTCCCCGCTCTCGATCACCCTGGTCTCCGGCGACCGGGACGCCGTCCTCGTCGACCCGCCGATGACGATCGCCCAGACCGCGGCTGTCGGCGACTGGGTCGAGTCCACCGGGAAGAACCTGACGCACATCTTCGTCACCCACGGCCACGGGGACCACTGGTTCGGGTCCGCCGAGCTCGCCGAGCGGTTCGGCGCCGAGGTGGTGGCCACCGCCGGGACGATCGACCAGATGCACGGCAACCTCGCCATCCGCGAGCTCTTCTGGGATGCCCTCTTCCCGGGCCAGATCCCCGCGACCGAGGTCGTGGCGACGGAGGTGCCCAACAACGCGATCGAGCTCGAGGGACACACGCTCAGGGTGATCGACGTCGGGCACCGACACCGACGACACCAGCGTGCTCCATGTCGCGAGCCTCGACCTGGTCGTGGCCGGCGACGTCATCTACAACGATGTGCACCAGTTCCTGCGTGA
- a CDS encoding SDR family oxidoreductase, which translates to MPTLNGAVVLVTGANGGLGTHFVHQALERGASKVYAAARNPREWGDDRVTPLVLDVTSPESVAVAADIARDVTVVINNAGASNGSSVLGDLSAARELFEVNFWGALEVTNAFTPALRSSGGTLLNVLSVLSWLGIGDAYSATKGALWQATNTQRIKLAADGVHVAGLHLGYADTPMTRGVDAPKLDPADVVRSAYDGIEAGSYEILADELSRQVKAGLAAPVEALYPQLARSEA; encoded by the coding sequence ATGCCCACCCTCAACGGAGCCGTCGTGCTCGTCACCGGAGCCAATGGCGGCCTCGGCACCCACTTCGTCCACCAGGCGCTCGAACGCGGTGCCAGCAAGGTCTACGCAGCAGCCCGCAACCCGCGCGAGTGGGGCGATGACCGCGTCACGCCGCTGGTCCTCGACGTCACCTCACCGGAGTCCGTCGCGGTCGCGGCCGACATCGCCCGTGACGTGACGGTCGTGATCAACAACGCCGGGGCGTCCAACGGGTCCAGCGTCCTCGGCGACCTGTCCGCCGCGCGCGAGCTGTTCGAGGTGAACTTCTGGGGAGCGCTCGAGGTCACCAACGCCTTCACCCCGGCCCTGAGGTCGTCCGGCGGAACGCTGCTCAACGTGCTGTCCGTCCTGAGCTGGCTCGGCATCGGCGATGCCTACTCCGCCACCAAGGGCGCGCTCTGGCAGGCGACCAACACCCAGCGCATCAAGCTGGCCGCCGACGGCGTGCACGTCGCCGGCCTCCACCTGGGGTACGCCGACACCCCCATGACCCGGGGCGTGGACGCTCCCAAGCTCGATCCGGCCGACGTGGTCCGCTCGGCGTACGACGGCATCGAGGCAGGGAGCTACGAGATCCTCGCCGACGAGCTCAGCCGCCAGGTGAAGGCCGGGCTCGCCGCACCGGTCGAGGCCCTCTACCCCCAGCTCGCACGGAGCGAGGCATGA
- a CDS encoding helix-turn-helix domain-containing protein, with the protein MAEGELQRALGRNLRRYRDQRGLSQEAFADFLGYHRTYVGGLERGERNLSLRSVERIAQQLGLNPLELLGARSTRPTGSEGP; encoded by the coding sequence ATGGCAGAGGGAGAGTTGCAGCGAGCGCTGGGGCGCAACCTGCGGCGCTACCGCGACCAGCGCGGGCTCTCCCAAGAGGCGTTCGCCGATTTCCTCGGATACCACCGGACCTACGTCGGCGGTCTCGAGCGAGGCGAACGAAATCTGTCACTGCGCTCCGTGGAACGCATCGCCCAGCAGCTCGGACTCAATCCGCTCGAGTTGCTAGGTGCACGTTCGACGCGACCAACTGGCAGCGAGGGTCCCTAG
- a CDS encoding PaaI family thioesterase translates to MSRERTYSWEDPKVFVDAAAGLAGLDFLNRIGSGELPLVPAGATTNILPVAVGDGWAEFEMQPEEWHYNPIGSVHGGMIAGLADSALGCAVHTKLPAGAGYTSLDLNIKFTRAANLDSGLLRCRAEVVTIGRRTATAEAKVLDDRGRVVAHAIATCLLFS, encoded by the coding sequence ATGAGCAGGGAACGCACGTACTCCTGGGAGGATCCCAAGGTCTTCGTGGATGCCGCCGCCGGCTTGGCCGGGCTGGACTTCCTCAACAGGATCGGCAGCGGAGAGCTGCCCCTCGTCCCTGCCGGCGCGACGACCAACATCCTCCCCGTCGCCGTCGGTGACGGCTGGGCGGAGTTCGAGATGCAGCCCGAGGAGTGGCACTACAACCCGATCGGCTCCGTCCACGGCGGGATGATCGCCGGGCTCGCCGACTCGGCGCTGGGCTGCGCGGTCCACACGAAGCTGCCGGCCGGGGCCGGCTACACGTCGCTCGACCTGAACATCAAGTTCACCAGGGCCGCCAACCTCGACAGCGGCCTGCTCCGCTGTCGCGCAGAGGTCGTCACGATCGGGCGTCGTACCGCCACCGCCGAGGCGAAGGTGCTCGACGACCGCGGGCGCGTCGTGGCCCACGCCATCGCCACCTGCCTGCTCTTCAGCTAG